The Nitrosopumilus sp. genome includes the window ATTGTAGCTACTATGATCTTTGGGATATCTGGAATCTTGTCTTTGCAACATGGTTTTTCTTCCTTACTTGGTGACTCGCACCATTTTGAAAATCCTGTAATTAATTATATTGTTCTTGCAATTGCATTGGCGTTTGAAGGCAATGCATTAAGAATTGCGTTAAATCAGTTTAAAACACCAATTACTTCACGTGGTGAAAAAATCAGACTTTCTTCATTGTACAATGAATTTAAAAACAGTAAAGACACTTCCCTTCTGACTGTAATAGTTGAAGATACTGCTGCGTTACTTGGTATTGGAATAGCTATTGTGGGAATATTTCTTACTGATATCACTGGAAATACTGTTTATGATGCAGTAAGTTCCATTTTGATTGGAATTCTTTTGATGTCTTTTGCTTTTTTCTTGGCCAAAGAAAATCGTGGTCTTTTGTTAGGTGAGGCTATTTCAGACAAACAGAATAAAGAAATCATTAATGCAGTTTCTGCAATATCTGAAGTAGATCATGTAGTCACAATGAAAACCATGCATCTTGGACCTACCTCTGTCTTGGTTGGAATTGAAGTAAATCTGATTGATGGTCTAGATACTGATGAAATTGAAACAATTACTGACGAAATAGAATCTGAAATAATGAAAATCTTACCTGAATCAAATAATGACCATATTTTTGTAGAAATTCAGAGATAATTCCTATCCAAATTACATTCTTTTCGCATTCTTTATAATCCGCATCTTTTAATAATCTTCCAATGACAAAAACAATTCTAGCTATTTTTGCAGTTGCTGTTCTCTTCACAGGAACTATCGCAGGACCTGCCGGATTTATCCAATCTGCCGATGCTCTAAAGAGTAAAGGTACTTCTGCATCTTCCATAAATTCAAACAAGGTTTGTGGTGACAGACTCTGTTCAGAACCTCCAACTGAGGCAAAAACAGAGACAAAGAAGAAAGAGGAAGTAAAAACGGAAAAGAAAACTGAATCTGCTGAAAAAGCTAAAGACGCTCCTAAAAAGGATATGAAATCAGAAACAATGGAAGCTGCAAAAACTGCTGCTACATTGAAAGCACCAAAGACTATGTCTGGTGTACTAACTTCTATACAAGATCCTGGTCAAGGTCATGAAACACATCAACTAGCAATAATTTTGCCTCCTAGTGAAAATGTCTACAAAGGACATTTGACTTATACGGCATCTGAAAATGTTCAGCTCGTTGCATTACATGGACCTCTAAAGAAAGGAATGGATAAAGGACAAGCAATTTGGACAACTGATGGCAAAACAAAATTTGGTTTAACATTTGTTGACAAAGAAACTTCTGCAGGAACTTGGCAATTTACCGGAAACGCAATTGCAGTTCACACCAAAAATTCTGAACCATTTACAGTAACATATTCTGTTTCATACACAGAACAACCTACTGATGGTCAAAAAGTCTATAGAGGAACTATGACATCAGAACAAGATCCTGGTGTCGGCCATGAATCACATCAGCTTGCAGTATTGCTAGCTCCAAGAGATAAAGCATATTCTGGTCAGTTGACTTATGATGCTTCAGAACCTGTACAACTTGTTACTCTTATCGGCCCAATGTCAAAAGGTG containing:
- a CDS encoding cation diffusion facilitator family transporter is translated as MATGSTKAVYAALFGNLGIAVTKFIAAALTGSASMWAESYHSASDTVNQILLLLGIKISKKSATSLHQFGFGKSQYFWSFIVATMIFGISGILSLQHGFSSLLGDSHHFENPVINYIVLAIALAFEGNALRIALNQFKTPITSRGEKIRLSSLYNEFKNSKDTSLLTVIVEDTAALLGIGIAIVGIFLTDITGNTVYDAVSSILIGILLMSFAFFLAKENRGLLLGEAISDKQNKEIINAVSAISEVDHVVTMKTMHLGPTSVLVGIEVNLIDGLDTDEIETITDEIESEIMKILPESNNDHIFVEIQR